A genome region from Carassius gibelio isolate Cgi1373 ecotype wild population from Czech Republic chromosome A23, carGib1.2-hapl.c, whole genome shotgun sequence includes the following:
- the LOC127944866 gene encoding cysteine sulfinic acid decarboxylase-like, whose product MSSSEEYINGHVHLEESDMYESDGKLFLTEAFNVILEEILHKGTDLKEKVCEWKEPDQLRALLDLDLREHGESHEQLLQRVQDVARYSVKTCHPRFFNQLFAGVDYHALTGRLLTETLNTSQYTYEVAPVFVLMEEEVLRKLRSLVGWSEGDGIFCPGGSVSNMYAMNIARYWAFPQVKTQGLWATPRMAIFTSQQSHYSMKKAAAFLGIGTDNVFIVQADESGSMIPEDLEAKIVQAKSKDAVPFFVNATAGTTVQGAFDPLNHIADISERNGMWMHIDAAWGGSVLFSKNHKHLLAGIERANSVTWNPHKMLLAGLQCSVILLRDTTNLLMHCHSANATYLFQQDKFYDTSLDTGDKSIQCGRKVDCLKLWLMWKAIGTHGLSERVDKAFALTRYLVEEMEKRENFKLVCKGHFVNICFWFIPPSLKGKENSPDYQERLSKVAPVIKERMIKRGTMMVGYQPMDGHVNFFRMVVVSPQLTTKDMDFFLDEIEELGKDL is encoded by the exons ATGAGTTCATCTGAAG AATATATTAATGGGCACGTCCACCTGGAAGAATCAGACATGTACGAGTCAGATGGCAAGCTGTTCCTCACGGAGGCTTTCAATGTGATTCTGGAGGAGATACTTCACAAAGGAACTGACTTGAAGGAGAAG GTGTGTGAGTGGAAAGAACCAGATCAGCTGAGAGCCCTTCTGGACCTCGATCTCCGAGAACATGGAGAATCTCACGAGCAGTTACTGCAGAGGGTCCAAGATGTGGCGAGATACAGCGTTAAAACCT GTCATCCTCGGTTCTTCAATCAACTGTTTGCTGGCGTGGACTACCATGCATTGACAGGACGGCTCCTCACCGAAACCCTCAACACCAGCCA ATACACCTATGAAGTGGCTCCGGTGTTTGTCCTGATGGAGGAGGAAGTGCTCCGTAAGCTTCGCTCTCTAGTTGGCTGGTCAGAAGGAGATGGGATATTTTGTCCCGGGGGTTCAGTGTCCAACATGTACGCCATGAACATCGCACGGTACTGGGCCTTCCCTCAAGTGAAGACACAAGGCTTGTGGGCCACACCACGCATGGCTATATTTACATCACAACAG agTCATTACTCCATGAAAAAAGCTGCTGCTTTTCTTGGGATTGGAAcagataatgtttttattgtacaaGCGGATGAGAG CGGCAGCATGATACCAGAGGACCTGGAGGCAAAAATAGTGCAAGCAAaatcaaaa GATGCTGTGCCATTTTTCGTTAATGCCACAGCGGGTACCACGGTGCAGGGTGCCTTTGATCCTCTGAACCACATAGCTGACATAAGTGAAAGAAACGGCATGTGGATGCACATTGAC GCCGCATGGGGAGGAAGCGTACTGTTTTCCAAAAATCACAAACATCTGCTTGCAGGAATAGAAAG AGCAAACTCTGTGACCTGGAACCCTCACAAAATGCTTCTAGCAGGATTGCAGTGCTCTGTGATTTTGTTAAGAGACACCACG AATCTGCTAATGCACTGTCACAGTGCTAACGCAACCTACTTATTCCAGCAAGACAAGTTCTATGATACAAGTCTGGACACGGGAGACAAATCGATCCAGTGTGGCCGCAAGGTGGATTGTTTGAAGCTCTGGTTAATGTGGAAAGCAATTGGAACACATGGGCTTTCAGAGCGAGTGGATAAGGCCTTTGCCCTCACAAg GTATTTAGTTGAAGAAATGGAGAAAAGGGAGAATTTCAAGTTGGTCTGTAAG GGGCATTTTGTGAACATTTGCTTCTGGTTCATTCCACCCAGTCTGAAAGGGAAGGAGAACAGTCCGGATTACCAGGAAAGGTTATCAAAG GTGGCGCCAGTCATCAAAGAGAGAATGATAAAGCGTGGAACAATGATGGTGGGATACCAGCCCATGGATGGACATGTCAACTTCTTCCGTATGGTTGTCGTTTCTCCTCAGCTGACCACCAAGGACATGGATTTCTTCCTTGATGAGATAGAAGAACTAGGGAAGGACCTGTAG
- the LOC127945003 gene encoding zinc finger protein 740 isoform X1 has protein sequence MSHLSNSSVRDHMKWAGLLGCEAVLSSMALMQASSMPSHKKMGSHLGQGQRENNHSHNQNTHSQHGLMVLPSGVSCPPLLIRKDGEFHSSRLLDEKDVQVSQNVQPKKKNRKSGLPTKMREKPQVEIPDVNDDNSLSSQVQKNFICEHCYSAFRSSYHLKRHILTHTGEKPFGCDMCDMRFIQRYHLERHKRVHSGEKPYQCDRCQQNFSRTDRLLRHRRLCAVGIPKEENQPCCEGRSYSQDPSQHSASWSPLQTNNSRLAA, from the exons ATGTCACACCTTTCCAACAGCTCAGTGAGAGATCACATGAAATGg GCTGGGTTGCTTGGCTGTGAAGCAGTGCTGTCCAGCATGGCACTTATGCAGGCCAGCTCCATGCCCAGCCATAAGAAGATGGGCTCTCATCTGGGCCAGGGACAGAGAGAAAACAATCACAGCCACAACCAGAACACACACAGCCAACACGGCCTCATGGTGCTTCCCTCAGGAGTCAGCTGCCCACCATTG CTCATCCGCAAGGATGGAGAGTTTCACTCATCCAGGCTCTTGGATGAAAAAGACGTTCAAGTCAGCCAGAACGTGCAGCCAAAGAAGAAGAACAGGAAGTCTGGACTTCCCACCAAAATGAGAGAAAAACCCCAG GTGGAGATTCCTGACGTTAATGACGATAACTCACTCAGCTCTCAAGTGCAGAAGAACTTCATATGTGAGCACTGCTACAGTGCTTTCCGCAGTAGCTACCATCTCAAACGGCACATTCTCACCCATACGG GGGAAAAGCCATTCGGGTGTGATATGTGTGACATGAGGTTTATTCAGCGCTACCACCTGGAAAGACATAAGCGTGTTCACAGCGGTGAGAAGCCTTATCAGTGTGACCGCTGCCAACAG AACTTTTCCAGAACCGACCGGTTACTACGGCATCGACGTTTGTGTGCCGTGGGCATCCCTAAAGAGGAGAACCAGCCGTGCTGTGAGGGACGGTCGTATTCTCAGGACCCCTCTCAGCACTCGGCGTCCTGGAGCCCACTGCAGACAAACAACAGCAGGCTGGCGGCGTGA
- the LOC127945003 gene encoding zinc finger protein 740 isoform X2 has product MALMQASSMPSHKKMGSHLGQGQRENNHSHNQNTHSQHGLMVLPSGVSCPPLLIRKDGEFHSSRLLDEKDVQVSQNVQPKKKNRKSGLPTKMREKPQVEIPDVNDDNSLSSQVQKNFICEHCYSAFRSSYHLKRHILTHTGEKPFGCDMCDMRFIQRYHLERHKRVHSGEKPYQCDRCQQNFSRTDRLLRHRRLCAVGIPKEENQPCCEGRSYSQDPSQHSASWSPLQTNNSRLAA; this is encoded by the exons ATGGCACTTATGCAGGCCAGCTCCATGCCCAGCCATAAGAAGATGGGCTCTCATCTGGGCCAGGGACAGAGAGAAAACAATCACAGCCACAACCAGAACACACACAGCCAACACGGCCTCATGGTGCTTCCCTCAGGAGTCAGCTGCCCACCATTG CTCATCCGCAAGGATGGAGAGTTTCACTCATCCAGGCTCTTGGATGAAAAAGACGTTCAAGTCAGCCAGAACGTGCAGCCAAAGAAGAAGAACAGGAAGTCTGGACTTCCCACCAAAATGAGAGAAAAACCCCAG GTGGAGATTCCTGACGTTAATGACGATAACTCACTCAGCTCTCAAGTGCAGAAGAACTTCATATGTGAGCACTGCTACAGTGCTTTCCGCAGTAGCTACCATCTCAAACGGCACATTCTCACCCATACGG GGGAAAAGCCATTCGGGTGTGATATGTGTGACATGAGGTTTATTCAGCGCTACCACCTGGAAAGACATAAGCGTGTTCACAGCGGTGAGAAGCCTTATCAGTGTGACCGCTGCCAACAG AACTTTTCCAGAACCGACCGGTTACTACGGCATCGACGTTTGTGTGCCGTGGGCATCCCTAAAGAGGAGAACCAGCCGTGCTGTGAGGGACGGTCGTATTCTCAGGACCCCTCTCAGCACTCGGCGTCCTGGAGCCCACTGCAGACAAACAACAGCAGGCTGGCGGCGTGA